AACTATTAGCACTACTCACAGTTTTCAACCTTTGTGGCAACCTCCTTACATTACCAAGCTAGCAGCAGAAGATCGCTGTCATCTCAACGGCGTTGCCCTCAGAGATGGCGAACCAGGTTTCGTTACCTCAGTCGGTCAAACCGATATTACCGATGGCTGGCGCGATCGCCGTCAGGATGGCGGTTGTGTTATCGACGTTAAAACTCAAGACATAGTTACCGAAGGTTTGTCTATGCCTCACTCCCCACGCTACTATCGTGGCAAACTGTGGCTGTTAAATTCTGGTACGGGACAGTTTGGCTATGTCGATCTCAAACGCGGAGTTTTTGAACCCGTTACTTTTTGTCCTGGGTATCTTAGAGGCTGTGCTTTTTATGGCGACTATGCAGTAGTTGGACTTTCTAAATCTAGAGAAAATAAAACTTTTTCAGGTTTGGCATTAGATGAGAAACTGCAAGAACAACTAGTAGAACCCCGTTGCGGACTGATGGTAATCGATCTGCGTAGTGGTGATATCGTTCACTGGTTGCGAATTGAAGGTGTAGTTAGAGAATTATATGACGTAGCCGTACTGCCTGGAGTTAGACGACCAATGGCAATTGGTTTAAAATCTGATGAAATTCGCCGCGTGATTACGATTAAAGATTAGACTTTTTGCACGCATTATCGTCGAGCAAATTCACTTGCTACTTGCTACTTTCAAGCCGATTGTTTAGTTGTCCGAATTTATATTTAAGAGCGATCGCCTGTAATTAGATCTGTCAAAGTATCAATCACGCGATCGCTTGCCAATGGCACGATATCTTTACCATGCAGCATTTCTTGCAGCATTACATAGTAAATCATCGTACCCATCATCACTCTAACGGTGGCTTCTGGATCTTCAAGCTTTAGTTCGGGATGGGATTTGAAGTACTTAGTTAGAGTTTCAATAGCTGGTTTGGCAAGGTTGTTGACGTAAGATTTAGCTAGTTCTGGAAACCGTCCTGACTCGCCAATAACAATCCGAATAAAATCTTGAAAGGCGCGATCGCTTTTGGCATTTTCTAACATCTTGGTCGCCATTTCAGACAAGACTATTTTGGGGTTTTTATTTAGGGATTGAGGTTCGTGTAAACCCATTGCCGTATTAAATTTATCTTGGGCTAAGTCGTGCATTACTGCATTAAATAATCCTTCTTTATCGCCAAAGTGACTGTAAACAGTAGCTTTAGAAACTCCTGCGGCTTTAGCTACCTTGTCCATACTAGTAGCGGCATAACCATGCTTGAGAAACTCTTGCATCGCCCCTTTTAAAATGGCTGCGGTTTTCTCTTGCGATTTGGAACTGGCTGTATCGACCGTCTTAGTTTTTCTCATGTTTTTTCTTTGATAAGCGATCGCGTTTCTTAATTTATGGTTGTACACGAGTCTTAG
This region of Myxosarcina sp. GI1 genomic DNA includes:
- a CDS encoding TetR/AcrR family transcriptional regulator, which gives rise to MRKTKTVDTASSKSQEKTAAILKGAMQEFLKHGYAATSMDKVAKAAGVSKATVYSHFGDKEGLFNAVMHDLAQDKFNTAMGLHEPQSLNKNPKIVLSEMATKMLENAKSDRAFQDFIRIVIGESGRFPELAKSYVNNLAKPAIETLTKYFKSHPELKLEDPEATVRVMMGTMIYYVMLQEMLHGKDIVPLASDRVIDTLTDLITGDRS
- a CDS encoding TIGR03032 family protein; protein product: MVKASKFDNAQPAGDRHSQNPPSLEISTSRQFTDWLREQNLSLAFTTYQAGKIFFIGLQPNGKLSIFERTFDRCMGLWISGDTLYLSSLYQIWRFQNALEPGQTYQGYDRLYVPQVSYVTGDLDVHDLIVDKSDKLIFANTLFSCLSTISTTHSFQPLWQPPYITKLAAEDRCHLNGVALRDGEPGFVTSVGQTDITDGWRDRRQDGGCVIDVKTQDIVTEGLSMPHSPRYYRGKLWLLNSGTGQFGYVDLKRGVFEPVTFCPGYLRGCAFYGDYAVVGLSKSRENKTFSGLALDEKLQEQLVEPRCGLMVIDLRSGDIVHWLRIEGVVRELYDVAVLPGVRRPMAIGLKSDEIRRVITIKD